A portion of the Pogoniulus pusillus isolate bPogPus1 chromosome 6, bPogPus1.pri, whole genome shotgun sequence genome contains these proteins:
- the TMEM150A gene encoding transmembrane protein 150A isoform X1, with amino-acid sequence MPGPRMPAWGILPITLPAFTITGMWIVYAMALSNNHICPVHNWNYNQSCGVDGPGSCCTLDHIPLVSKCGTLPPESCFFSLICSLDSFMVILVGLLRYAHLLERLGPSLLNTLGLATGWVCAAGLTMVGNFQVDRAKVLHYIGAGVAFPTSMLFLLLQSILTYRMAKTRGQYWTGHLRSILTAVAFLTLVFSGVFFIQESFVLQHVAALCEWMFIIDVLVFYGTFTFEFGTISTNTFLVLLKASQTPKSYKGESGMSNTAQIQSHSESLAMA; translated from the exons ATGCCCGGCCCAAGGATGCCGGCCTGGGGGATCCTGCCCATCACGCTGCCCGCCTTCACCATCACCGGCATGTGGATCGT GTATGCCATGGCCCTCTCCAACAACCACATTTGCCCTGTCCACAACTG GAATTACAACCAGTCGTGTGGTGTGGACGGCCCTGGCTCTTGCTGCACACTGGACCACATCCCCCTTGTCAG CAAGTGTGGCACCCTGCCTCCTGAGAGCTGCTTCTTCAGCCTCATCTGTAGCCTGGACTCCTTCATGG TCATCCTGGTGGGGCTGCTGCGCTATGCCCACCTCCTGGAGCGCCTCGGGCCGTCCCTCCTCAACACCCTGGGGTTAGCTACTGGCTGGGTCTGTGCTGCCGGCCTCACCATGGTTGGCAACTTCCAG GTGGATCGTGCCAAGGTGCTGCATTACATCGGGGCAGGGGTGGCCTTTCCTACCAGcatgctgttcctgctgcttcagTCCATCCTCACCTACCGCATGGCCAAAACCCGTGGACAGTACTGGACTGGCCACTTACGTAGCATCCTCACCGCTGTGGCCTTCCTCACCCTTGTCTTCA GTGGTGTGTTCTTCATCCAGGAGAGCTTCGTGCTGCAGCATGTGGCAGCCCTGTGCGAGTGGATGTTCATTATTGATGTCCTGGTCTTCTATGGCACCTTCACATTTGAGTTTGGGACCATCTCCACAAACACCTTCTTGGTCCTGCTGAAAGCCAGTCAGACCCCTAAAAGTTATAAGGGTGAGAGTGGCATGTCCAACACAGCCCAAATCCAGAGCCACTCAGAGTCCCTGGCCATGGCCTGA
- the NFKB2 gene encoding nuclear factor NF-kappa-B p100 subunit isoform X1: MLRLDGLLRPASSSPAGARSRADMDEHFQPCLDGIDYDDFNFGSHMMEQKEPLMETVEGPYLVIIEQPKQRGFRFRYGCEGPSHGGLPGASSEKGRKTYPTVKICNYTGLARIEVDLVTHSDPPRVHAHSLVGKQCNEAGNCIVVVGPKDMTAQFSNLGVLHVTKKNMMEIMKEKLKQQKMRTRSHLLTEAELREIELEAKELKKVMDLSIVRLRFTAYLRDSSGNFTLALQPVISDPIHDSKSPGASNLKISRMDKTAGSVRGGDEVYLLCDKVQKDDIEVRFYEDDENGWQAFGDFSPTDVHKQYAIVFRTPPYHKPKIDRPVTVFLQLKRKRGGDVSDSKQFTYYPVVEDKEEVERKRKKVLPQFPQHFGGGSHMGGAGGGAGGFGSGGGGNLSFPYSPGLAYNSIYSPGPHPVTGYQGGVQMKSPEVEAPRSDRQAPAERTEGTYCKELQQHAQQCQLWMLSLARRSAHALLDYSVTADPRMLLAVQRHLAASQDENGDTPLHLAIIHEQTAVIKQLIEVIVSIPSQQIINISNNLQQTPLHLAVITKQPQVVQVLLQARADPTLLDRYGNSLLHLALQAGNEEMLRTLLAHLGSAAPYLLRLPNFHGLLPVHLAVKAKSLSCLDLLVRKGADVNAVERQGGRTPLHLAVEMENLNMATHLVKKLGADVNSRTFAGNTPLHLAASLGSPTLTKLLLKAGADVLCENDEPVSPSSSEASSDTDADPEEQELAMQLGELATAVEHSINLKPRAHGQLQTGHRQHRCHTPLDLTRSQKVREILLQASQQGPEVELPAAPQPGKVLTLDSEALQGLEQLLNQNCSGSDWIELAKRLGLCSLVETYKDTPSPSVSLLRSYELAGGTMGGLLEALDSMGLHKAVRMLHKTEALEKLQSTELKEDSAYGSESVEEEQAPCLKPGQGGELPHSQQPQVH; the protein is encoded by the exons ATGTTGAGGTTGGATGGGTTACTGAGACCAGCCTCTTCCTCCCCG GCCGGCGCCCGGTCCCGCGCAGACATGGACGAGCATTTCCAGCCC TGCCTAGATGGGATTGACTACGATGACTTCAATTTCGGCTCCCACATGATGGAGCAGAAGGAGCCCCTGATGGAGACTG TGGAAGGTCCCTATCTTGTCATCATTGAGCAGCCAAAGCAG CGAGGGTTCCGTTTTCGGTACGGCTGTGAAGGCCCTTCACATGGGGGGCTACCGGGAGCATCCAGCGAGAAAGGGCGCAAGACCTATCCCACTGTCAAG ATCTGCAACTACACAGGGTTGGCCCGGATTGAGGTGGACCTGGTGACGCACAGTGACCCTCCCCGCGTGCATGCCCACAGCCTGGTGGGCAAGCAGTGCAATGAGGCTGGCAACTGCATCGTAGTTGTGGGACCTAAAGACATGACGGCTCA gttcagCAACCTAGGTGTGCTCCATGTCACCAAGAAAAATATGATGGAAATCATGAAAGAAAAGCTAAAGCAGCAGAAGATGCGCACCAGAAGCCATCTGCTGACGG AAGCGGAGCTGCGTGAGATTGAGTTGGAGGCAAAGGagctgaagaaggtgatggatCTGAGCATTGTTCGGTTGCGCTTCACCGCCTACCTCCGTGACAGCAGTGGGAACTTCACActggccctccagcctgttATCTCTGACCCCATCCACGACAGCA AGTCTCCAGGAGCTTCCAATCTTAAGATCTCAAGAATGGATAAGACAGCAGGCTCTGTGCGGGGAGGGGATGAGGTCTACTTGCTGTGTGATAAAGTTCAGaaag ATGACATCGAGGTGCGTttctatgaggatgatgagaatGGCTGGCAAGCCTTTGGGGACTTCTCCCCCACTGATGTACACAAGCAG TATGCCATCGTCTTCCGCACACCCCCCTACCATAAGCCCAAGATCGACCGTCCAGTCACCGTCTTCCTGCAGCTGAAGCGGAAGCGGGGAGGCGATGTGAGTGACTCCAAGCAGTTCACCTACTACCCGGTGGTGGAAG ATAAGGAAGAGGTGGAGAGGAAGCGCAAGAAAGTCCTGCCTCAATTTCCCCAGCACTTTGGCGGTGGCTCACAcatggggggtgctgggggtggtgctgggggctttGGCTCTGGAGGAG GTGGGAACCTCAGCTTCCCCTACTCCCCTGGGCTGGCTTACAACAGCATCTACTCCCCTGGGCCCCATCCAGTGACAGGCTACCAGGGGGGTGTACAAATGAAGAGCCCTGAGGTGGAGGCACCCAGGAGCGACAGGCAGGCACCTGCAGAGAGGACAGAGGGCACATActgcaaggagctgcagcagcatg cccagcagtgccagttgTGGATGCTGTCACTGGCCCGTCGCAGTGCCCATGCCCTCCTTGACTACTCGGTCACTGCTGATCCCCGCATGCTGCTGGCAGTCCAGAGGCATCTGGCTGCATCGCAGGATGAGAATGGAGACAC GCCTTTGCACCTTGCTATTATCCACGAGCAGACAGCTGTGATCAAGCAGCTGATTGAGGTCATTGTGagcatccccagccagcagatcaTCAACATCTCCAACAACCTGCAGCAG aCACCACTCCATCTAGCAGTCAtcaccaagcagccccaggtggtCCAAGTCCTGCTGCAAGCCCGTGCTGACCCCACTTTGCTGGACCGCTATGGCAATTCGCTGCTGCACCTGGCACTCCAGGCTGGTAATGAAGAGATGCTGAGGACACTGCTGGCCCACCTGGGCTCAGCTGCCCCTTACTTGCTCCGCCTCCCCAATTTCCACG GCCTCCTGCCTGTGCACTTGGCTGTGAAGGCAAAGAGTTTGTCTTGCCTGGACCTGTTGGTCAGGAAAGGAGCAGATGTGAATGCAGTGGAGAGGCAGGGTGGGAGGACCCCACTGCACCTGGCTGTAGAGATGGAGAACCTGAACATGGCCACTCACCTGGTGAAGAAG ctgggagcagatgtcaACAGCAGGACGTTTGCTGGCAACACACCCCTGCAcctggctgccagcctgggctcccCAACCCTCACCAAACTGCTCCTCAAAGCAG GGGCAGATGTGCTGTGTGAGAATGATGAGCCTGTGAGCCCGTCCTCATCAGAGGCCAGCAGTGATACAGATGCTGACCccgaggagcaggagctggccatGCAGCTAGGGGAGCTGGCCACAGCAGTGGAGCACAGCATCAACCTCAAGCCCCGCGCACATGGGCAGTTGCAAACAGGGCACAGACAGCACCGCTGCCACACACCCCTGGACCTGACTCGCAGCCAGAAG GTGCGGGAAATCCTGTTGCAGGCCTCCCAGCAGGGCCCTGAGGTGGAactgcctgctgccccccaaCCAG GGAAGGTCCTGACACTGGACAGTGAAGCGCTGCAGGGACTAGAGCAGCTGCTGAACCAGAACTGCAGTGGGTCAGACTGGATCGAGCTGGCCAAGCGCCTGGGGCTCTGTAGCCTGGTGGAGACCTACAAGGACACTCCATCACCCAGTGTCAGCCTCCTGCGCAGTTACGAG ctagCAGGGGGCACCATGGGGGGGCTGCTGGAGGCACTGGACTCCATGGGGCTCCACAAGGCCGTGAGGATGCTCCACAAAACGGAGGCACTGGAGAAGCTGCAAAGCACAG AGCTGAAGGAAGACAGCGCCTATGGCAGTGAGTCAgtggaggaggagcaggcaccCTGCTTGAAGCCAGGACAGGGAGGCGAGCtgccacacagccagcagccacagGTGCACTGA
- the NFKB2 gene encoding nuclear factor NF-kappa-B p100 subunit isoform X2 produces MDEHFQPCLDGIDYDDFNFGSHMMEQKEPLMETVEGPYLVIIEQPKQRGFRFRYGCEGPSHGGLPGASSEKGRKTYPTVKICNYTGLARIEVDLVTHSDPPRVHAHSLVGKQCNEAGNCIVVVGPKDMTAQFSNLGVLHVTKKNMMEIMKEKLKQQKMRTRSHLLTEAELREIELEAKELKKVMDLSIVRLRFTAYLRDSSGNFTLALQPVISDPIHDSKSPGASNLKISRMDKTAGSVRGGDEVYLLCDKVQKDDIEVRFYEDDENGWQAFGDFSPTDVHKQYAIVFRTPPYHKPKIDRPVTVFLQLKRKRGGDVSDSKQFTYYPVVEDKEEVERKRKKVLPQFPQHFGGGSHMGGAGGGAGGFGSGGGGNLSFPYSPGLAYNSIYSPGPHPVTGYQGGVQMKSPEVEAPRSDRQAPAERTEGTYCKELQQHAQQCQLWMLSLARRSAHALLDYSVTADPRMLLAVQRHLAASQDENGDTPLHLAIIHEQTAVIKQLIEVIVSIPSQQIINISNNLQQTPLHLAVITKQPQVVQVLLQARADPTLLDRYGNSLLHLALQAGNEEMLRTLLAHLGSAAPYLLRLPNFHGLLPVHLAVKAKSLSCLDLLVRKGADVNAVERQGGRTPLHLAVEMENLNMATHLVKKLGADVNSRTFAGNTPLHLAASLGSPTLTKLLLKAGADVLCENDEPVSPSSSEASSDTDADPEEQELAMQLGELATAVEHSINLKPRAHGQLQTGHRQHRCHTPLDLTRSQKVREILLQASQQGPEVELPAAPQPGKVLTLDSEALQGLEQLLNQNCSGSDWIELAKRLGLCSLVETYKDTPSPSVSLLRSYELAGGTMGGLLEALDSMGLHKAVRMLHKTEALEKLQSTELKEDSAYGSESVEEEQAPCLKPGQGGELPHSQQPQVH; encoded by the exons ATGGACGAGCATTTCCAGCCC TGCCTAGATGGGATTGACTACGATGACTTCAATTTCGGCTCCCACATGATGGAGCAGAAGGAGCCCCTGATGGAGACTG TGGAAGGTCCCTATCTTGTCATCATTGAGCAGCCAAAGCAG CGAGGGTTCCGTTTTCGGTACGGCTGTGAAGGCCCTTCACATGGGGGGCTACCGGGAGCATCCAGCGAGAAAGGGCGCAAGACCTATCCCACTGTCAAG ATCTGCAACTACACAGGGTTGGCCCGGATTGAGGTGGACCTGGTGACGCACAGTGACCCTCCCCGCGTGCATGCCCACAGCCTGGTGGGCAAGCAGTGCAATGAGGCTGGCAACTGCATCGTAGTTGTGGGACCTAAAGACATGACGGCTCA gttcagCAACCTAGGTGTGCTCCATGTCACCAAGAAAAATATGATGGAAATCATGAAAGAAAAGCTAAAGCAGCAGAAGATGCGCACCAGAAGCCATCTGCTGACGG AAGCGGAGCTGCGTGAGATTGAGTTGGAGGCAAAGGagctgaagaaggtgatggatCTGAGCATTGTTCGGTTGCGCTTCACCGCCTACCTCCGTGACAGCAGTGGGAACTTCACActggccctccagcctgttATCTCTGACCCCATCCACGACAGCA AGTCTCCAGGAGCTTCCAATCTTAAGATCTCAAGAATGGATAAGACAGCAGGCTCTGTGCGGGGAGGGGATGAGGTCTACTTGCTGTGTGATAAAGTTCAGaaag ATGACATCGAGGTGCGTttctatgaggatgatgagaatGGCTGGCAAGCCTTTGGGGACTTCTCCCCCACTGATGTACACAAGCAG TATGCCATCGTCTTCCGCACACCCCCCTACCATAAGCCCAAGATCGACCGTCCAGTCACCGTCTTCCTGCAGCTGAAGCGGAAGCGGGGAGGCGATGTGAGTGACTCCAAGCAGTTCACCTACTACCCGGTGGTGGAAG ATAAGGAAGAGGTGGAGAGGAAGCGCAAGAAAGTCCTGCCTCAATTTCCCCAGCACTTTGGCGGTGGCTCACAcatggggggtgctgggggtggtgctgggggctttGGCTCTGGAGGAG GTGGGAACCTCAGCTTCCCCTACTCCCCTGGGCTGGCTTACAACAGCATCTACTCCCCTGGGCCCCATCCAGTGACAGGCTACCAGGGGGGTGTACAAATGAAGAGCCCTGAGGTGGAGGCACCCAGGAGCGACAGGCAGGCACCTGCAGAGAGGACAGAGGGCACATActgcaaggagctgcagcagcatg cccagcagtgccagttgTGGATGCTGTCACTGGCCCGTCGCAGTGCCCATGCCCTCCTTGACTACTCGGTCACTGCTGATCCCCGCATGCTGCTGGCAGTCCAGAGGCATCTGGCTGCATCGCAGGATGAGAATGGAGACAC GCCTTTGCACCTTGCTATTATCCACGAGCAGACAGCTGTGATCAAGCAGCTGATTGAGGTCATTGTGagcatccccagccagcagatcaTCAACATCTCCAACAACCTGCAGCAG aCACCACTCCATCTAGCAGTCAtcaccaagcagccccaggtggtCCAAGTCCTGCTGCAAGCCCGTGCTGACCCCACTTTGCTGGACCGCTATGGCAATTCGCTGCTGCACCTGGCACTCCAGGCTGGTAATGAAGAGATGCTGAGGACACTGCTGGCCCACCTGGGCTCAGCTGCCCCTTACTTGCTCCGCCTCCCCAATTTCCACG GCCTCCTGCCTGTGCACTTGGCTGTGAAGGCAAAGAGTTTGTCTTGCCTGGACCTGTTGGTCAGGAAAGGAGCAGATGTGAATGCAGTGGAGAGGCAGGGTGGGAGGACCCCACTGCACCTGGCTGTAGAGATGGAGAACCTGAACATGGCCACTCACCTGGTGAAGAAG ctgggagcagatgtcaACAGCAGGACGTTTGCTGGCAACACACCCCTGCAcctggctgccagcctgggctcccCAACCCTCACCAAACTGCTCCTCAAAGCAG GGGCAGATGTGCTGTGTGAGAATGATGAGCCTGTGAGCCCGTCCTCATCAGAGGCCAGCAGTGATACAGATGCTGACCccgaggagcaggagctggccatGCAGCTAGGGGAGCTGGCCACAGCAGTGGAGCACAGCATCAACCTCAAGCCCCGCGCACATGGGCAGTTGCAAACAGGGCACAGACAGCACCGCTGCCACACACCCCTGGACCTGACTCGCAGCCAGAAG GTGCGGGAAATCCTGTTGCAGGCCTCCCAGCAGGGCCCTGAGGTGGAactgcctgctgccccccaaCCAG GGAAGGTCCTGACACTGGACAGTGAAGCGCTGCAGGGACTAGAGCAGCTGCTGAACCAGAACTGCAGTGGGTCAGACTGGATCGAGCTGGCCAAGCGCCTGGGGCTCTGTAGCCTGGTGGAGACCTACAAGGACACTCCATCACCCAGTGTCAGCCTCCTGCGCAGTTACGAG ctagCAGGGGGCACCATGGGGGGGCTGCTGGAGGCACTGGACTCCATGGGGCTCCACAAGGCCGTGAGGATGCTCCACAAAACGGAGGCACTGGAGAAGCTGCAAAGCACAG AGCTGAAGGAAGACAGCGCCTATGGCAGTGAGTCAgtggaggaggagcaggcaccCTGCTTGAAGCCAGGACAGGGAGGCGAGCtgccacacagccagcagccacagGTGCACTGA
- the NFKB2 gene encoding nuclear factor NF-kappa-B p100 subunit isoform X3: protein MLRLDGLLRPASSSPAGARSRADMDEHFQPCLDGIDYDDFNFGSHMMEQKEPLMETVEGPYLVIIEQPKQRGFRFRYGCEGPSHGGLPGASSEKGRKTYPTVKICNYTGLARIEVDLVTHSDPPRVHAHSLVGKQCNEAGNCIVVVGPKDMTAQFSNLGVLHVTKKNMMEIMKEKLKQQKMRTRSHLLTEAELREIELEAKELKKVMDLSIVRLRFTAYLRDSSGNFTLALQPVISDPIHDSKSPGASNLKISRMDKTAGSVRGGDEVYLLCDKVQKDDIEVRFYEDDENGWQAFGDFSPTDVHKQYAIVFRTPPYHKPKIDRPVTVFLQLKRKRGGDVSDSKQFTYYPVVEDKEEVERKRKKVLPQFPQHFGGGSHMGGAGGGAGGFGSGGGGNLSFPYSPGLAYNSIYSPGPHPVTGYQGGVQMKSPEVEAPRSDRQAPAERTEGTYCKELQQHAQQCQLWMLSLARRSAHALLDYSVTADPRMLLAVQRHLAASQDENGDTPLHLAIIHEQTAVIKQLIEVIVSIPSQQIINISNNLQQTPLHLAVITKQPQVVQVLLQARADPTLLDRYGNSLLHLALQAGNEEMLRTLLAHLGSAAPYLLRLPNFHGLLPVHLAVKAKSLSCLDLLVRKGADVNAVERQGGRTPLHLAVEMENLNMATHLVKKLGADVNSRTFAGNTPLHLAASLGSPTLTKLLLKAGADVLCENDEPVSPSSSEASSDTDADPEEQELAMQLGELATAVEHSINLKPRAHGQLQTGHRQHRCHTPLDLTRSQKVREILLQASQQGPEVELPAAPQPGKVLTLDSEALQGLEQLLNQNCSGSDWIELAKRLGLCSLVETYKDTPSPSVSLLRSYEQGAPWGGCWRHWTPWGSTRP from the exons ATGTTGAGGTTGGATGGGTTACTGAGACCAGCCTCTTCCTCCCCG GCCGGCGCCCGGTCCCGCGCAGACATGGACGAGCATTTCCAGCCC TGCCTAGATGGGATTGACTACGATGACTTCAATTTCGGCTCCCACATGATGGAGCAGAAGGAGCCCCTGATGGAGACTG TGGAAGGTCCCTATCTTGTCATCATTGAGCAGCCAAAGCAG CGAGGGTTCCGTTTTCGGTACGGCTGTGAAGGCCCTTCACATGGGGGGCTACCGGGAGCATCCAGCGAGAAAGGGCGCAAGACCTATCCCACTGTCAAG ATCTGCAACTACACAGGGTTGGCCCGGATTGAGGTGGACCTGGTGACGCACAGTGACCCTCCCCGCGTGCATGCCCACAGCCTGGTGGGCAAGCAGTGCAATGAGGCTGGCAACTGCATCGTAGTTGTGGGACCTAAAGACATGACGGCTCA gttcagCAACCTAGGTGTGCTCCATGTCACCAAGAAAAATATGATGGAAATCATGAAAGAAAAGCTAAAGCAGCAGAAGATGCGCACCAGAAGCCATCTGCTGACGG AAGCGGAGCTGCGTGAGATTGAGTTGGAGGCAAAGGagctgaagaaggtgatggatCTGAGCATTGTTCGGTTGCGCTTCACCGCCTACCTCCGTGACAGCAGTGGGAACTTCACActggccctccagcctgttATCTCTGACCCCATCCACGACAGCA AGTCTCCAGGAGCTTCCAATCTTAAGATCTCAAGAATGGATAAGACAGCAGGCTCTGTGCGGGGAGGGGATGAGGTCTACTTGCTGTGTGATAAAGTTCAGaaag ATGACATCGAGGTGCGTttctatgaggatgatgagaatGGCTGGCAAGCCTTTGGGGACTTCTCCCCCACTGATGTACACAAGCAG TATGCCATCGTCTTCCGCACACCCCCCTACCATAAGCCCAAGATCGACCGTCCAGTCACCGTCTTCCTGCAGCTGAAGCGGAAGCGGGGAGGCGATGTGAGTGACTCCAAGCAGTTCACCTACTACCCGGTGGTGGAAG ATAAGGAAGAGGTGGAGAGGAAGCGCAAGAAAGTCCTGCCTCAATTTCCCCAGCACTTTGGCGGTGGCTCACAcatggggggtgctgggggtggtgctgggggctttGGCTCTGGAGGAG GTGGGAACCTCAGCTTCCCCTACTCCCCTGGGCTGGCTTACAACAGCATCTACTCCCCTGGGCCCCATCCAGTGACAGGCTACCAGGGGGGTGTACAAATGAAGAGCCCTGAGGTGGAGGCACCCAGGAGCGACAGGCAGGCACCTGCAGAGAGGACAGAGGGCACATActgcaaggagctgcagcagcatg cccagcagtgccagttgTGGATGCTGTCACTGGCCCGTCGCAGTGCCCATGCCCTCCTTGACTACTCGGTCACTGCTGATCCCCGCATGCTGCTGGCAGTCCAGAGGCATCTGGCTGCATCGCAGGATGAGAATGGAGACAC GCCTTTGCACCTTGCTATTATCCACGAGCAGACAGCTGTGATCAAGCAGCTGATTGAGGTCATTGTGagcatccccagccagcagatcaTCAACATCTCCAACAACCTGCAGCAG aCACCACTCCATCTAGCAGTCAtcaccaagcagccccaggtggtCCAAGTCCTGCTGCAAGCCCGTGCTGACCCCACTTTGCTGGACCGCTATGGCAATTCGCTGCTGCACCTGGCACTCCAGGCTGGTAATGAAGAGATGCTGAGGACACTGCTGGCCCACCTGGGCTCAGCTGCCCCTTACTTGCTCCGCCTCCCCAATTTCCACG GCCTCCTGCCTGTGCACTTGGCTGTGAAGGCAAAGAGTTTGTCTTGCCTGGACCTGTTGGTCAGGAAAGGAGCAGATGTGAATGCAGTGGAGAGGCAGGGTGGGAGGACCCCACTGCACCTGGCTGTAGAGATGGAGAACCTGAACATGGCCACTCACCTGGTGAAGAAG ctgggagcagatgtcaACAGCAGGACGTTTGCTGGCAACACACCCCTGCAcctggctgccagcctgggctcccCAACCCTCACCAAACTGCTCCTCAAAGCAG GGGCAGATGTGCTGTGTGAGAATGATGAGCCTGTGAGCCCGTCCTCATCAGAGGCCAGCAGTGATACAGATGCTGACCccgaggagcaggagctggccatGCAGCTAGGGGAGCTGGCCACAGCAGTGGAGCACAGCATCAACCTCAAGCCCCGCGCACATGGGCAGTTGCAAACAGGGCACAGACAGCACCGCTGCCACACACCCCTGGACCTGACTCGCAGCCAGAAG GTGCGGGAAATCCTGTTGCAGGCCTCCCAGCAGGGCCCTGAGGTGGAactgcctgctgccccccaaCCAG GGAAGGTCCTGACACTGGACAGTGAAGCGCTGCAGGGACTAGAGCAGCTGCTGAACCAGAACTGCAGTGGGTCAGACTGGATCGAGCTGGCCAAGCGCCTGGGGCTCTGTAGCCTGGTGGAGACCTACAAGGACACTCCATCACCCAGTGTCAGCCTCCTGCGCAGTTACGAG CAGGGGGCACCATGGGGGGGCTGCTGGAGGCACTGGACTCCATGGGGCTCCACAAGGCCGTGA
- the TMEM150A gene encoding transmembrane protein 150A isoform X2, which translates to MPGPRMPAWGILPITLPAFTITGMWIVNYNQSCGVDGPGSCCTLDHIPLVSKCGTLPPESCFFSLICSLDSFMVILVGLLRYAHLLERLGPSLLNTLGLATGWVCAAGLTMVGNFQVDRAKVLHYIGAGVAFPTSMLFLLLQSILTYRMAKTRGQYWTGHLRSILTAVAFLTLVFSGVFFIQESFVLQHVAALCEWMFIIDVLVFYGTFTFEFGTISTNTFLVLLKASQTPKSYKGESGMSNTAQIQSHSESLAMA; encoded by the exons ATGCCCGGCCCAAGGATGCCGGCCTGGGGGATCCTGCCCATCACGCTGCCCGCCTTCACCATCACCGGCATGTGGATCGT GAATTACAACCAGTCGTGTGGTGTGGACGGCCCTGGCTCTTGCTGCACACTGGACCACATCCCCCTTGTCAG CAAGTGTGGCACCCTGCCTCCTGAGAGCTGCTTCTTCAGCCTCATCTGTAGCCTGGACTCCTTCATGG TCATCCTGGTGGGGCTGCTGCGCTATGCCCACCTCCTGGAGCGCCTCGGGCCGTCCCTCCTCAACACCCTGGGGTTAGCTACTGGCTGGGTCTGTGCTGCCGGCCTCACCATGGTTGGCAACTTCCAG GTGGATCGTGCCAAGGTGCTGCATTACATCGGGGCAGGGGTGGCCTTTCCTACCAGcatgctgttcctgctgcttcagTCCATCCTCACCTACCGCATGGCCAAAACCCGTGGACAGTACTGGACTGGCCACTTACGTAGCATCCTCACCGCTGTGGCCTTCCTCACCCTTGTCTTCA GTGGTGTGTTCTTCATCCAGGAGAGCTTCGTGCTGCAGCATGTGGCAGCCCTGTGCGAGTGGATGTTCATTATTGATGTCCTGGTCTTCTATGGCACCTTCACATTTGAGTTTGGGACCATCTCCACAAACACCTTCTTGGTCCTGCTGAAAGCCAGTCAGACCCCTAAAAGTTATAAGGGTGAGAGTGGCATGTCCAACACAGCCCAAATCCAGAGCCACTCAGAGTCCCTGGCCATGGCCTGA